A segment of the Centropristis striata isolate RG_2023a ecotype Rhode Island chromosome 15, C.striata_1.0, whole genome shotgun sequence genome:
ctttgttcacatttgtaacatttcaaattatttactgagcatgattgtgttttgaaagttaaaaaaaaagattcaaaatcacattttatgttggactaaaggactacaaaagacacaaaattaccaaaaaagtaacaaaattaccaaaaaatacacacaatgacccaaaaagacacaaaatgacaaaggaagtaaaggcaacatttattgtgacctttttgaatctggcacccaacaaataccccattacaagaaaaaaactaaaactaataaaaactaaactaaaactaagcattttcccaaactaGCAGActaactctaaaaactaattaaaactaactgaatttgaaaactaaatatcacaatgaaataaaaagtaaaagtaatgtaAAATCCAAGACTATTATAACTTTGTCATATTAATGGAGCAGTTATCTCTTTCTTCCAGCCCCGACTTCGTACTTCCCCTGGTTCAGGAGACTTTGTGTGCTCAGTGTGCCACAAGATCTTCCCTCTGCAGCGCATGTTGACTCGACACCTCAAGTGCCACAGCCTGGTGAAGAGACATCCATGTCGCTACTGTGGCAAAGGATTTAACGACACCTTCGACCTCAAGCGGCATATGAGAACACACACAGGTCAGAAATTAATTTTGCTCTCTCCCaccacacaccaaggttataatagtttgggattttttattagtctcagttttaatttcatttcattcaaattcaaattcagttagttttaattagtttttagagtgagtttgctagttttagtttagtttttattttttgaaaatgctgcgtttaagtttagtttttattagttttagtttttttgtaatggggtatatgtcgggtgccagattcaaagaggtcataataaatgtttcctttatttcctttgtctgatccatctcaacCCCAATAAGTTtagtaagtcataaaaccagatagatgaaatagatttcatatcaactatagccacaggatatgactgtcattaacttgcattgtagcgaaatccgtgtgagtttcacagatttttgagtgattccgtggctattccacggattttgagttaagcgaatccgtggctatttcacagattcctgtgagaccatgttgccaaattggatatggctctgttcagactgggccacatttttgactgatctgacaggttgctgtagtaacggcgtcagagcgtctgacgtcatataattgcgacagcgacaagaacaacaacaacaaacatgatggaggcaggtcacctcagtatattggccttatcactgtccagtagaggtgcataacaactcagacgcaccaggggagaaaccgggcggatggacacCCCGGTCGggcccgcatgagtcgggcacggctgccggtggacacctcgtctccacgCTGTCCGCGCTACGCGTGCCgtgtagagtgacgtcacggacagtcaaaaccgatctgagtgtttggagcggttcagagacgcatctgtccaaatgcaatctgaaactacctcccgaaggtggtttcgatccggtctgcaaaaatcagatttcatgcgatttgtgactgttcagacttcaaaagagccatccagttctaATCTGgatgatgggctaaaaatctgattttggctggcagtctgaatgAGGccttactatttcaaaataaaacagaaaataacaagaccagaacacaaaataaaactcaccaCGGTGTGACAAGCACGTCCTAAGACAGTAAAGGCATGGATGAAAATCATAGCTGCCCTTAATAATCTATATACCTAAATAGTCTAACTTTAGCTGCTTAaactaattattaattaaatgttcTTTATAAGTTaagtttatatttattaatcagTTGTCCTCTTATTTGTCTGATTTAAGACAACTTTTGACAGCAAGAGCCTTGGTTGCACACAACACAATGTCTAAGCAGCTGATGCAGTCTGTATGTATACCTACATCCATACAATCATACCCAGATGAATCATAGTGTTTTGTTTCCCCCTGCTGCAGGTATCCGTCCTTACAAGTGTGAGCTCTGTGAGAAGGCCTTCACACAGCGCTGCTCTCTGGAGTCCCACATGAGGAAGATTCATGGTGTTCACCAACAGTATGCCTACCGCCAGAGACGCTCCAAAATCTTTGTGTGTGAGGATTGTGGTTTCACGTCAAGCCGCCCTGATGAATACTTCCTCCATGTAAGACAGTGCCACCCTGGCAGTCCTGCCCTCCGCAGGTACTACCGCCGCCAGGCTCATGACAACAGCAGCTTTGCCTCAGCAGACTGTAAAATCAACCCATATGTGCTGTACTCAACCCCTGCATACTACATGTAGGGCTCAAATACATTGTATTGTAGATGCTCCATTTGTCATTCATAattgaaaataacatttcttagttttttttattaacccttaatagggcactcattgacatacttgcaaattccaaatttcaacccaagagaatattggaggatattatatactgccagaatgtgtaaaaaaaccaacaacatacggacccagggtaatattttgagaaaaaagaaaagtttagcGAGAATACACCgatttcagagatttaaagtggtgaatctgcgagaaaaaagttgcttatttttttcacttttttctcgtaaacaTGCTACTTTTttggcgcagatttgccactttaaatcttttaaatctgcaactttttttcttgtagatttgccactttaatctagtaaatttgcaacttttttctcaaaatattaccccccccccggtttgtatttttattcatacttggccctaatatgccatcatagtcaagttctcctcgtacaagtcattgaagaataacactGTTTTTACGACTGTTccttgcagttttttttcctaaatttttcatttttacaatggaggtcaaggtcaataaagttaaaattattatattattattgtactgattggtcagatgtcattgtgtcaccgtctgtgacgtagcctgatcgttgctgattagctggaagaaatccatgtggttctacgacctcacagagagacatggggacctcattatggatatccgctgaagttactaaatacggttcttcgcccgataaagggttaatttgtATTcacctactactactactactactttgtttttcttcttgcaGAGTTtactgtttcaataaaaaatcatggatgaaaattaatttgttaaagttgttactgTTTCATCACCTATGAATGCATTAACCGCAACAGTCAGGAGTTGATTTGACATTTAAGAGGTGAAAATGGTTTAAGCTGTTTTGTTGTCAGCCAAGCTGCAGGCTTCAGTTCCAAACTTATGCCGGCTCAAGGAAGCACCTCAATATTGTTCACAGCAATGTTGAGCAAACTGCTCAAACTTCAGCTGTTGCTTGTTCCTCTAGTGATCCAGTTTCACATGCTGGAGGACCATTTAACTCAAATCTTCCTCAGAGTTCTTCCGGTGTCTAGTTCTTCCAATGTTCCAGAGAGCAGTGATTCAGGACTTACCAGGCACTTATTCAAAGAAATGCGTGCCTCCACCATGACCAAACTGCAGGGTAGTGGCATTTCTAACAGTTTGGTATCCTCGCTTGTAGGAGATTTGGAGGAATTAACAACTTTACCCACAACTGTCCCCAACATATCTgtaataaattaatgttttggGAAATTTGAAAACCCTTTCACTCATCTGAATACAGaatggaaacaaaataaatacttcAACCTAAAATGGGGATTGTAGAGCCTAGAGAAATAACATTTGGATTGAGATATGACACCAGGCGCAATCAGAAACCCGGTACTTATGAGCAAGTACCTGTGAAGGATACTTTtatgtcaggccgggctcaagtcaggacttaGATGCAGGGCGGGTGAACTTaatgtttctttattcaaaaaagCAGATAATCCTCTAAAAGTGAAAGCAAAGGGATATGAAACTCCTGACTAAGAGTAGAAACCTAACtacattaataaactaaatagctaaatcctaatctaagaaaATGGGAATACTAACTAAACTCTCAggggaaaaacaataaaataaaaacttctaCAAACAAAAGGCTCTCCAAAAGGGAGgtacaaaacctgataggaaaaataaaggaTTCtacaaaacactgtgaaatactGGATaaggactaaagggggaaaaataataaagaacataaaatcactccaaaaggaggaaaaacaaaacagctgacTCAAAAAGCAAAtaagacaagctgtggcaagaaggagataagtgtCTGGTATGGTGacagggtcaaacacactggaccaagacaaggggaaatacagactattggaacacatggagggaagggagcaccaggtgaacacaatcagtgattaggggagacaatcagacagatggcACACaatgaaacgagaggagagttactatttcaaaataaaacaggaaataacaagaccagaacacaaaataaaacaccacctcactgTGGTGTGACATTTCCAGGAGAGTACAGACACTGGAATTTGTTACTTCAAATAATTAACATAGTTTTCTCACCTTCTCTCATTACCCATTTTCTATTAGGAAAATTGGCCCTTTGTTGTATGTCGGGAGTATGAGGTTCGAGGCTAAACATaagttttttaaagattattttaaaaatttcaAAAACATCACCAAATCACTAGCTAAAAGGCACCAAATGGCCATTGCTTATCACTGTGAAACCTTCACTTTTAAACAGAAGGAATATGGGCCAATTAAATCACTTTCTTTAAGAGATGAAAATGTGGTCAACAGTGAAATGCTTGAAATGTTGTTGTCTAAAGATGTTTTCCCAATAAGTTGAGTTAAAGTTGATGGTGTGGAGTATAATGGTGGACTTGTTGTTTGCAGTTTAATGGAAGAAAACATGCCAGTCTTTTGTCAAATAGGCCTGAATAGGCTTTGATATACTTCTGGTTGaagatgacatttttttattgacacaCAAGCTATTTACAGAGAATTTTGATGAACATTGCCATGCTTTCAAAGTATTACCAACTGAAGAAAGGTGTGTCATAAAAATAACTGAACTTAAATGTCACAAACTATTTGATATTCAAAGCTCATATGGTGCTGCAGATGAAAGTTTGTACATTGTACCTTCATGTTGATGGtgcttttgaaaatgtatttttctcagaattaattattctgtcattttaattattgttgcATTATCAACACTTATTACAACTTATCACaacttattatttttcaaactaTGTAGTGTTAATTTAACACAGTTAAGTGAGTTAAAGGGAACCCTTGACAGagtgttaaataattaactattttgaaaatgttaatttaactcTGTAGAGTGTGGAGCTATATAAAccctgaaaaaatgtttaaatcaacTCTGTGGGAGTTAATTCAACTCTCCAATTTTTGCGGTGACCTTAAATGTATTTGCAAGGAGTCCTAGATTAGGAGTGATTTAGGAAAATTCCCAGACCAACTTTGAACAAGGAAAGGACAGGAAATTTTGCCATTGAGTGATGTGTGCTGCCCCCTTGGACTTGCATGTCTTCGCCTGAGGATGGCACTATTGCTAAAAGAGGAATTAAAGTCCACCAATGACTGCCAGCACAACATGTCTACACCAAGACCTCATCATGTCCATCCACAGACACCTCAGACCTTACAAAATATTTGATGCAACGTGAGATGGCCAGTTCTGGGTTGCTGAAATTTGATGATCAGCCTGTAAATTACTGGGTGTGGAAGACCTCTTTTCAGTCTGCAGTTTGGGATCTGAATCTGTTACCACAAGAGTTGGACCTTCTTGCAAAATGCCTCAAGTCTGATTTCAACCGGGTGCATAACATAATCAACGAGACCGTTTCCACCAGGCGCGCCGCAgaacgtctcagcagcgtcccaGCTGCGGCTCTCCGCTCTGCTGCGGGAGCAATccgtagcatttctattttctccgcGAGCTGTTGCTAAACCTCggaaatctcaacagagcagattgcaccagacaggaaatccaacacagaatcaacgtaatacacttctgCCCccttaaaacacaatacgcatttcatgcagcctaaaactacttcacatcaaaaTTGCGTCTTGACtgggggcaccagatcagcaatcaatcaatccattAAAGGGTCTAAGAGGGATAGATGgccagatcaacagatcttccatgcgggagaagcaaagtaagctgtttgtttttgttgtttactttatacacacagtttatcacggttCCACCGTTCCGCACCCAatggaaatccccagtcagaCCACAGTCAGCTgctcaagaaaaaaatatcagagcaGCTTATGTTCACAACCCTGGGGCGGGTCTCAACATGGTGTGGCGGTGACTGGAGGAGTGTTTTGGTGCACCAGAAATCATAGAGCATGCACTGTTAAAGAGAGACGAAGACTTTCCTTAGGTGACAAACAGAGAGAATCAATATCTTAGGGAGCTGGGAGCAGGCTTCATCAAAGGCAACACTGCTCCTATCAACAACTTTGAGCTCATACATCCAGACCAGGATCAAGAAATACATCCTGACGTTACCGCCATCAGTACAAAGGTGTCATTGGTGCTAGATGTGCTTGGGGCACAGAGGTTTAAAAGGTTCTCCTCGTGGAAGTCACTGGTGCGGGCTATTCTCAGATTGATCAAAAGAGTCAGGAGCAAGGTGAAGGCTCCTGATAGTGAAGGCAATAGAGGAGAGGAAAGTGCACAAGCAACAGTTGTGATCATCAGGTCAACGCAGCAAGAGGTCTTCTTCAAGGAGGATCAAATCCCAAGACCAAGCCCTCTTGTGAAGTTGTCTCCATTCCTGTACCAAGATGGACAATTGAGAGTTGGTGGTCGCACATCCTCAACAGACATGTGCTTTGATgataaacatcctttttcgttttatgctgcagtctgctcgggaggcagcatcagacacaaagatgcaaggcggttggacagactggtctaaagagctggttctgtggttggagccaggttggacacactggggAAGGTGGTGGAGAGGTGTCAAGATAttgaggccatcctgaaatacccgagTCATctactacacaaaacctttatggaccaaaaaacagcagtggacggctcctctctctgttgcaggatggagagattcaaaagatccttctctcctacagccatcaggctgtctcattctaacagagattctaccagactaactgaatttacccccggggatgaataaagtaattttgatttgatttttgatttggtCATTCCAAAGACACACAGCCACACTGTGAGACAACATCATGTTCAAGTTGCACACCAGGGACACCATTTCACAGAAGGCGCCTTGAGATCAGTCGGACTATGACTAATTGGGGGAAAGAAACTTGTTTCTACTGTTATACACAAATGTGTCACTTACAAAAGACTCAGAGGTAATGTAGAGGAACAGAAAATGTCAGAGTTACAAGCAAACAGACTGTCATTGTCACCATCTTACACAAGTAAGTTGGAGTGGATGTCTTTGGCCTCTGGACAGTGACCCTTGAAGAACAAGAGGAGGCCATGCTAATTTGTTAGCCCACAAGCAGTGGGCAACCATGTTTACCTCTTTGAGCACCAGGGCGGTGTATATTGAGGTCCGGGAAACCATGAGTACAGCAAGCTTTATCAATGGTCTCAGACGGTTCACATTAGTCAGAGGACCCATTAAAACACTCCGATCGGATCGGGGAACAAATTTTATTGGGGCATGTAAGGAACTTAACCTCAACACAGAGACCCTGATCTGAAGACACACCTCGATGACAGAATATGCACCTTGGTCTTTAATCCTCCTCACTCCTCCTCTATTGGTGGAGTGTGGGAGAGGATGAGCTCGACTCATTCTGGATGCTCTTCTCCTCAAAACCAGCACCTCCCACCTGACACATGAGGGGCTCACCACTGTGATGGCAGAAGTCACCACCATCATGAACTCAAGACCATTGGTTCCAGTAACATCTGACCCTGACGCCCCAGCAGTTCTTACTCCATCAATGTTAGAGAAAGTTGATAAAAAGTCAGTCGAAGTAGTCATCTGCATCCTTACTTCAACGGTATCAATCATTTTAAGAGTAAGGATAACATATGCCcgtgattattatatatgtaCATTATAGTGTATGTTGCTGTCACTGCTGTTTGTGTAAGGTGACGGTTCTTTTATGTTCTCGCCGATATGATGATGCTAATTTGTTAGCCTATATACGGGGTTTTGCATTATACATTAGCATTAAGCTAGCAgactttattatttgttattataatgGTGTGTGAGTGTTGAGTGCTGTTGCAAACTGTGCTGAACATCTGACACGAGGGATACTACTAAGTTATGGATCAGAAATCTTAGTACCGACAACGCCACCTTGGTTTAGGGCCCAAGGACTGTGACCAAAGGTCACTGAGCAGGAGACGGAGTTCTATGATTACATAAAAAACTTGGGGGTTACAGGCTGAGGCTCACCAGCTGGAGGAGGGGCCAACAGGGGAAGTGGCGTCCAAAAAGAAAGCAGAG
Coding sequences within it:
- the zgc:171929 gene encoding putative transcription factor ovo-like protein 3, which codes for MPRSFLVKKKRGACGAWQWKEPEQLEWKEDSPLAVEIAMEQISCCPATVPQSSQAALDCGTAAGMTASGPSAGPGEPGADTRPDWPSLMLRGSFYHPSTLALVSRAKPRLRTSPGSGDFVCSVCHKIFPLQRMLTRHLKCHSLVKRHPCRYCGKGFNDTFDLKRHMRTHTGIRPYKCELCEKAFTQRCSLESHMRKIHGVHQQYAYRQRRSKIFVCEDCGFTSSRPDEYFLHVRQCHPGSPALRRYYRRQAHDNSSFASADCKINPYVLYSTPAYYM